In Acidobacteriota bacterium, the DNA window GAAGGGGAGCAATTCGCCAGCCCAGGGTGAAGCCCGCGGCAAGCGAAGCGCCGCAAGGGCGCAACCCTGGGTATGGAATAACAGGGAAACGAACCCTGAAGGGGTGGAATAACGCCCCAGGCAACCCTCACTTCTCCCCCCTCACCAACTCCAACCCTTCCCACATCCTGGCCAACGCCTCGGCGGATGCTCTCAATGCCTCTTTCCCTTTCTCACTGGCCACAAACATCTTCTTGGCTTTCCCCCCGCGCTCGGGCGTCGGATCGGCGAACTGCGACTGCAACATCCCTTTCTTTTCCAACCGGTCCAACGTCACATACACGCTGCCGCGGGACACGGCTCTCCCCGTCCGCCTCTCGATCTCCTCCCTGACG includes these proteins:
- a CDS encoding helix-turn-helix transcriptional regulator, with the protein product MGEKEFLGEFEQMVLLSVLQLGEEEAYGVAVREEIERRTGRAVSRGSVYVTLDRLEKKGMLQSQFADPTPERGGKAKKMFVASEKGKEALRASAEALARMWEGLELVRGEK